Genomic segment of Paenibacillus sp. FSL R5-0623:
ATTACACCCAAAAACATCGTCAGCAGGATACCCAGCAGTGCCACACTAATATTGCGCAGAAGGTCTGCCAGCTGTGTCAGCTTGTACTTATCAGACAATGAACTGACGAGATGCAGAACAGCTGAGAAGAAGAGTAACGGGAATACCAGCAAGTGAATCAAAGTACTCACCAGGTGAATCATGAAAATGATGAGTGGGTGTGTCACCGAGACGGTGATGACATTACCCATGGACGCAAGCAGTGTGAATAACAACGGAACCATGGCCATCATGAAGTTGATCATGCCAGTTATGGCATCCTTGGCGTATCCAATCGCCACACTGAAGCTGTTGATTGCAATGATGATGATGACCATATAACAGATGGAATAGGCGATTTTGCTAATATTATTTTTCTCAAATGCGGTCTGAAGCGTCTCCAGAATCATGCTGAGTACACTTAACATCACAATCGTGACCAGAAGTTTGCCATTATATAAAATTTCATGCAGCATGAAGGTTCCGATCGCCACAAACACCGATTTCAGGCTGAACCCTTCATTGCCGGGGATTAACATATCCATGAAGGAAGGGGTCTTCCCCTCCGGGAAGAAACCACCGTATTGTTGCATCAGTTGATCCCAGTATTTCTCCACCTGATCCTTGGGAAGCTGATCGGCC
This window contains:
- the spoIIIAE gene encoding stage III sporulation protein AE encodes the protein MKSMHLKPQWRLTVVLMLCFLFGILGQVTATSPSGEWMEQQADQLPKDQVEKYWDQLMQQYGGFFPEGKTPSFMDMLIPGNEGFSLKSVFVAIGTFMLHEILYNGKLLVTIVMLSVLSMILETLQTAFEKNNISKIAYSICYMVIIIIAINSFSVAIGYAKDAITGMINFMMAMVPLLFTLLASMGNVITVSVTHPLIIFMIHLVSTLIHLLVFPLLFFSAVLHLVSSLSDKYKLTQLADLLRNISVALLGILLTMFLGVISVQGASGSVADGVSLKAAKYIAGNFVPVVGRTFADATDTVITASLLVKNAIGLTGVIIILFLCAFPALKILALALIYNVTGAIMQPLGDTPIVGCLQAIGKSMIYVFAALAAVGLMFFLAITILLTAGNLTVMMR